The nucleotide sequence AGGCCCTGCTCGGTGACGTGCTGGGCGAGGTTGACGCTGCCGAGGTTGCACACGGCGATCTCGTCGTCGGAGGTGTTGAGGGTGATCTCGGTGCATTGCCCTGTGAGCACACCGTTGAAAACGCCCATGTGACGTTCGGGTTCCGTGAAGCAAAATGTATCGTCGATGCGGCCTGTATGTTTGACAGAAACCACTTTTACGAATGATTCACTGTACCGATTACCAACCACCGAAGCTATTTTCAACCGTCTCGGATTCCATCCAAGTTTATTCAGGATTTCCAGTCCTTTATGAGAAATATACAACCTGTAAACCGTCTTCGTCTCAAATTCCCGCAGCGCGCCGTGTCCATCAGGCAGCGCTGAAACGCCAGCTTCTTTCGCCAGCGAAACAGACGCATTGACGCCACAGGTTTGCAGCATCAAACGAACCCGTTCCAGAAAGTCCGGGTGTGTCGAGGCCAGTTGAACACCTTGTGCTTTGCCATTTCTGGCAACGGTTCCATCCGCATCGACAAGCCCCGCGAACCACTCTAGTTTACTTGACAGCGAGTGGTTGTTTGGCACATCGAATTTTGGACGGAGATTAAGCGGCAACGAATAATTCAATCGCCCGCTGGCATCTGGCTTTCCAGAACCTGATCGGATATCCAGATATACAGACAAGCCCCTTTTTTCTCCGTACAAACTGACAAGGGGCCGTTGGTTTTTCCCATACGTTCCGTCACCACAGAAAAAACCGTGTGTATAGGCGTGTGGGAAATCTTCGTGAGCGGCATTGCTCACAATGGGAGCGTCCCATTTTATGAGCTTGTCGCCAGGGTTTAGTTCATTGGCGCAAACTTTCTTGATGTTGCCGCCATAAGCAGCATATCCATCCTGGAGGTAGAATTTATGATACGGCGTGCATTCAATGGATGCCCCGTTGTCAAAATCCACTTTCATCAAGGCTTGCCGCTCACCGGTTTTGAAGACTTCAACATCTGAAAACTTCTTTCCGTTCCATACCCTGGCTTTGCCTTTCTTCGCCAGTTCCACGATAGGACGATGCCCCTCGTCGGTGAGCACCAGGGTTTCCGGAGCCACGCACAAATTGGAGCTGTGCACGACGCCGACGTGCTGCTGCGGCGAGCGCAGGTTGCAGGGGTCCTTGAAGGCGACCCAGGGGTGCCCGGTCTCGAACAGCATGGACAGCATCTTGCGCCACAGGTCGACCGCCTTGAGCTTGCGGAAAACCTTGATCTCGCCGCGCGCGGCCTTGGCCTCGTACNGGCGTCCAGTGGTTCTTGTTGGCGTTGAGGAAGTAGTTCCACGCCCAGGGGTACTTGAACGGCGCGAGCTGGTTGACGTCGGTGAGGCCGTTGACGACGCGCTTGTCATCGGGATTGACCGGCTTGGCGGACAGTTCCTCGGCCTCGGCGCGCGCGGGCGCCGGGGCCTTGGCGGCCTCGTCGGCGCGCGCTTCGGCGTTGCCCGCCTGCGGCTGTGCGGGAGCGGCGGGGCGGGTGGCGAGGGGGTCTTCCCAGTTCAACATGTTGCGTACCTCTTGCGATCGGTGGGCTCGATGGGCGGGGGCGGCGGCGGAGGCCGCCGCCCGGCCTGCGGCGTTACTGGCAGGCCTCGCACTCAGGATCGAGTATCGAGCAGACCTTGGGGGCTTCCTCCGCGGCGGCGGGCGCGCTGCGGGTGGCCGCCTTTTCCATGTGGGTGGCGCCGAGCGAGCGCAGGTAGTAGGTGGTCTTGAGGCCGCGCACCCAGGCGAGCTTGTACAGGTTGTCCAGCTTCTTGCCGGACGGCTCGGCCATGTACAGGTTGAGCGACTGGGCCTGATCGATCCACTTCTGGCGGCGCGAGGCAGCCTCGACCAACCACCGCGGGTCAACCTCAAAGGCAGTCGCGTAGAGCGCCTTGAGATCGCCCGGCACGCGATCGATGTTCGCTACCGAACCGTCATAGTATTTCAGGTCGTTGACCATGACCTCGTCCCACAAATCCCGCTGCTTGAGGTCCGCCACCAGATACCGATTGACGACCGTGAATTCTCCGGAGAGATTCGATTTGACGTACAGGTTCTGGTAAATCGGCTCGATCGACTGCGACACGCCGCAGATGTTGGAGATGGTCGCGGTCGGGGCGATGGCCATGGTGTTGGAGTTGCGCATGCCCTGGGCCTTGACGCGCTCGCGCAGGCCGTCCCAGTCGAGGGTGCTGGATTTGTCGACCTGGATGTACTGGCCGCGGGTTTCCTCCAGCAGGTTCAGCGAGTCGATGGGCAGGACGCCGCGGCTCCACAGCGATCCGTCGAAGGTCTTGTAGGCGCCGCGCTCGGCGGCCAGCTCGGTGGAGGCCTCGATGGCGTAGTAGGACACGGCCTCCATGGAGCGGTCGGCGAAYTCGACCGCGGCCTCGCTGGCGTAGGGCAGGCGGAGCTTATACAGGGCGTCCTGGAAGCCCATGAGCCCTAAGCCCACCGGGCGGTGGCGCAGGTTGGCGCGGCGCGCCTGGGGCACGCTGTAGTAGTTGTAGTCGATGACGTTGTCGAGCATGCGCATCGCGGTCTTGATGGTGCGCGCGAGCTTGGCGGTGTCCAGGCCCTGCTCGGTGACGTGCTGGGCGAGGTTGACGCTGCCGAGGTTGCACACGGCGATCTCGTCGTCGGAGGTGTTGAGGGTGATCTCGGTGCACAGGTTGGAGCTGTGCACGACGCCGACGTGCTGCTGCGGCGAGCGCAGGTTGCAGGGGTCCTTGAAGGCGATCCAGGGATGGCCGGTCTCGAACAGCATGGACAGCATCTTGCGCCACAGGTCGACGGCCTTGACCTTGCGGAAGACCTTGATCTCGCCGCGCGCGGCCTTGGCCTCGTACTCGGTGTAGCGGGCCTCGAAGGCGGTGCCGACGAGGTCGTGTAGGTCGGGTACCTCGTTGGGCGAGAACAGCGTCCACTCGCCTTCCTCGGCGACGCGCTTCATGAACAGGTCKGGAATCCAGTTGGCGGTGTTCATGTCGTGCGTGCGGCGGCGCTCGTCGCCGGTGTTCTTGCGCAGTTCGAGGAATTCCTCGATGTCGACGTGCCAGGTTTCGAGGTAGGCGCACACCGCGCCCTTGCGCTTGCCGCCCTGGTTGACCGCCACGGCGGTGTCGTTGGCGACCTTGAGGAAGGGCACGACGCCCTGGCTCTTGCCGTTGGTGCCCTTGATGTGGGCGCCGAGRCCGCGCACGCGGGTCCAGTCGTTGCCGAGGCCGCCGGCGAACTTGGACAGCAGGGCGTTGTCCTTGACCGCGGCGAAGATGCCGTCGAGGTCGTCGGGCACGGTGGTGAGGTAGCAGCTGGAGAGCTGCGGGCGCAGGGTGCCGGCGTTGAACAGGGTTGGGGTTGAACTCATGAAGTCGAGCGACGACAGCAAATCGTAGAACTCGACGGCCTTGGCCTCGCGGTCTGCTTCGTTGATCGCAAGACCCATGGCGACGCGCATGAACAGCATTTGCGGCAGTTCGATACGCACCCCGTCATGATGAATCAGATACCTGTCCGCCAGCGTTTGCAGGCCCAGATAATCAAGCTTGAGATCGCGCTCCGGCTGGATGGCATCGGCCAGCGCTGACACGTTGTAATCAGCCAGCACAGGGTCGATCAGTTCCAGACGTACGCCTTCACGGATGTATTGCATGAAAGCGTTCCGGTAAAGCGAAGCCATTTCCAGGCGCGACGGACGTTTGCCGGGCTCGATGAGCCGGCTGGTTGTTTCGGTGTAGAGGTTGTCGAGCAGCAATCGGCCAGCGACAAAGGCGTAATTCGGGTCGCGTTCGATCAGGGATCTGGCGCTCATGACGAGCGTCTGGTCCAAGTCCGAAATCGACATGCCTTCATAGCAGCTTTTAACTGTCAATTCCCTCACGCGGGACGGCTCGACGCCCTCGAGATTTTCGCAGGCGAGATTGATTCGACGAATCAGCATCTCGCCATCGAGTGGCATGACCTTGCCGTTCGCGTCCTTGATATGGATGGCAAGACCGGGATCGAGCAGGTCCTGCGGTTTCGGACGTTCGGCTGCGCGGCGTTCGCGATAAAGCACGTAAGCCCGCGCGACCTTGTGTTCTCCGGCGCGCATCAGCGCCAGTTCCACCTGGTCCTGGATATCCTCGATATGAGGCGTGCGGTCGGGGTGACGATCCAGTGCGGCTATCACGTCGTCGGTGATCGCAGAAGCGATCTCCTTGATGCGCCGGCCAGGTTCCTCACCCTTGCGGTTTTCGACATCGAGAAAGGCCTTGGTGACGGCAACCTCGATGCGGGTTCTGTCGAAGGGCACGATTGCGCCTTCGCGTTTGATGACGTTCATCATAGGTAAGCTCCGTTGGCTTTGATGTGACGGCAGCGCGCCGTCGGGCGGGGCGTTGGCCCTGTAAGCCGGTCAGCGCACGATGCGCGACGGGGTTACAGCCGGCGGGAGCCGGAAACGGAGAAAACGAGGTCTTAAAAGCACGAGACGCCTATCGGCGTCTCGTATGTTGAATGTCGGAATTTGGTATCCGCATGCAACCCAATGAAAGCGCTGCCGGACACAATTGCCGTGATCGTGGGCAACCAAAACTCAGGTTAGCTGGCAAAAACAGGGACACCTGCAAGGACCCCATACAGATGGCGGCCGGCGTCCTTCGAACTAAGCCATGCCCGCGTAGCCGGCGTGAGATATAACGAAAGCATGATGCCTCCTTGTCCCGTCGTAGGCCGACGGGTGCGCTGAGTGGCGTGTGCCGGTGTCTTCTTCTGACCGGCGCATGTCACCCAGCGCGGAGGCTGCTCGAACGTCCCGCTATCGAATGCGGGAGAAACCAATCTACTCAATGTCCACGGCAGCGGCCCGTGGATGCCGTTGTTCACTGGCTTATACATACCGCTTACGCGTCGCCACGTCAAGTCGGTCGATTGCCGGCCACATTGGCACTGCCCGATGCTTGGCGTTCCGGAGCCGCGCTCCACGCATGGGCAGCCCAGAAATACGAATAAGCGTCTGATTTGAGGTTATTTAGACATCTGGCGCGGTTCCACGGGAAACACAATGTCGGCAAGCCCATTCCGGACTCGTCGCATGTCGCTATTTCTCGAACTCCCTTTCGTGCTTGGCCTTTGGTGCTTCACGGCCGCGGCCATGCTGTTGGCCGCCTTCTTGTATGTTCGCCGAGCCTCGCGGCTCGATGACGAAGCGCGTAAGCGCGAGCGTGAAACCTATGAAGCTGAGATCGCGGCGCAGCAACGCCAGGGAGGTGCCTCTTGAGCGCTGACATCATTCGAGCCATTCCTGCCGTGCTGCGCGAGGTCGAAGAGCACCGGATATCCAGCCACGCCGCTTTAGAATTGCTCGGCGTCACCCATGAATCGTCCGCCCTCGATACCGGACACGCGGATTTTATCGCGCAACAGTCGCATCCGGCGATCATCCCCTTCGCTGATCTGACCATCTATGCGCCCTCGCATGTGTATCACCCCTGGCCTCAATCGAGCACACATCTGATGCGCCAGGCCATCGGCGCGTCGCCGTGTCAAGCGGCCATTCTGGAAATCGGCTGCGGTACCGGAGCCGTCGGGTTGTCCCTGGCGCCGCCAGACGCCTGCAACGAACTCACGCTCTCAGACAACGATCCGGCGGCGCTGGCGGCCGCTGAAATCAACGCGATGGCGAACGGACGGTTTGCCCGCGTGGTGAAGTCGGATCTTTTCTCTGCTTTCGAGGGCGATCGTCAATGGGACTTGATCGTATTCAACGCGCCCCTGCTCTTTGCAGCGCCTGGTGGCCTTTATCACGCGATGGCAATCGACACGGACGGCCTGCTCATCGAGCGATTCATGCATGAGTTGCCCGCGCGCTTGAAGCCGGCCGGTAGCGCCTATGTTGCGTGGGCGGAAGGCCAGGGGCTTGACCTGCCCGCGCTGGCGGAGAAACAGAATCTGACCACGCAGGTGCGTGCAACCGACCGGCGCGGGAGCGGCATCGTCGTCAATATCCTGGAGGTGAAACATGCCTGACTATCAGGAGCTGTCCGGACTTCGCGTCGACCTTTTCGACAAACTGCTCAGAGGATTCGACCGTCATGCGGTATTGCTTGGGCGCCTGCTGGGCAAGTTTTCCCCGGAGGCCGGCAAGCTGTCTCTGAATGTCGCCAGCGCGGCAACACAGGCGGATACCGGGATGCTGTCCATTCCGTTCCCTATCCGCTTTGGCGCCAGGGTCATGCCCGAAGGGCTGCTTTCCATTTGGGTGTTCCCTGGAGAACTGCGTTGCGGCCTGCTCCTGCACGAAGAACTTGAAAAGCTCTGGTCGTCCAAATCGCGCGAGGAAACCTTCACGCAGGCCATCTCAACCGCCTGGTCGGGT is from Acidihalobacter prosperus and encodes:
- a CDS encoding LAGLIDADG family homing endonuclease; translated protein: MTSASSTASPTSTSSRRSSTPGRGTTSSTPTRTTGRXYEAKAARGEIKVFRKLKAVDLWRKMLSMLFETGHPWVAFKDPCNLRSPQQHVGVVHSSNLCVAPETLVLTDEGHRPIVELAKKGKARVWNGKKFSDVEVFKTGERQALMKVDFDNGASIECTPYHKFYLQDGYAAYGGNIKKVCANELNPGDKLIKWDAPIVSNAAHEDFPHAYTHGFFCGDGTYGKNQRPLVSLYGEKRGLSVYLDIRSGSGKPDASGRLNYSLPLNLRPKFDVPNNHSLSSKLEWFAGLVDADGTVARNGKAQGVQLASTHPDFLERVRLMLQTCGVNASVSLAKEAGVSALPDGHGALREFETKTVYRLYISHKGLEILNKLGWNPRRLKIASVVGNRYSESFVKVVSVKHTGRIDDTFCFTEPERHMGVFNGVLTGQCTEITLNTSDDEIAVCNLGSVNLAQHVTEQGL
- a CDS encoding ribonucleoside-diphosphate reductase subunit alpha; this translates as MPSHQSQRSLPMMNVIKREGAIVPFDRTRIEVAVTKAFLDVENRKGEEPGRRIKEIASAITDDVIAALDRHPDRTPHIEDIQDQVELALMRAGEHKVARAYVLYRERRAAERPKPQDLLDPGLAIHIKDANGKVMPLDGEMLIRRINLACENLEGVEPSRVRELTVKSCYEGMSISDLDQTLVMSARSLIERDPNYAFVAGRLLLDNLYTETTSRLIEPGKRPSRLEMASLYRNAFMQYIREGVRLELIDPVLADYNVSALADAIQPERDLKLDYLGLQTLADRYLIHHDGVRIELPQMLFMRVAMGLAINEADREAKAVEFYDLLSSLDFMSSTPTLFNAGTLRPQLSSCYLTTVPDDLDGIFAAVKDNALLSKFAGGLGNDWTRVRGLGAHIKGTNGKSQGVVPFLKVANDTAVAVNQGGKRKGAVCAYLETWHVDIEEFLELRKNTGDERRRTHDMNTANWIPDLFMKRVAEEGEWTLFSPNEVPDLHDLVGTAFEARYTEYEAKAARGEIKVFRKVKAVDLWRKMLSMLFETGHPWIAFKDPCNLRSPQQHVGVVHSSNLCTEITLNTSDDEIAVCNLGSVNLAQHVTEQGLDTAKLARTIKTAMRMLDNVIDYNYYSVPQARRANLRHRPVGLGLMGFQDALYKLRLPYASEAAVEFADRSMEAVSYYAIEASTELAAERGAYKTFDGSLWSRGVLPIDSLNLLEETRGQYIQVDKSSTLDWDGLRERVKAQGMRNSNTMAIAPTATISNICGVSQSIEPIYQNLYVKSNLSGEFTVVNRYLVADLKQRDLWDEVMVNDLKYYDGSVANIDRVPGDLKALYATAFEVDPRWLVEAASRRQKWIDQAQSLNLYMAEPSGKKLDNLYKLAWVRGLKTTYYLRSLGATHMEKAATRSAPAAAEEAPKVCSILDPECEACQ
- a CDS encoding methyltransferase — encoded protein: MSADIIRAIPAVLREVEEHRISSHAALELLGVTHESSALDTGHADFIAQQSHPAIIPFADLTIYAPSHVYHPWPQSSTHLMRQAIGASPCQAAILEIGCGTGAVGLSLAPPDACNELTLSDNDPAALAAAEINAMANGRFARVVKSDLFSAFEGDRQWDLIVFNAPLLFAAPGGLYHAMAIDTDGLLIERFMHELPARLKPAGSAYVAWAEGQGLDLPALAEKQNLTTQVRATDRRGSGIVVNILEVKHA